A portion of the Blautia hansenii DSM 20583 genome contains these proteins:
- a CDS encoding YbaB/EbfC family nucleoid-associated protein, with protein MAKRGGFPGGMMPGNMNNLMKQAQKMQRQMEENQKALEEKEFTAAAGGGAVEVTVSGKKEVLKVKLAEEVVDPDDIEMLEDLIVAATNEALRKMEEESAAVMSKLTGGLGGMGGGFPF; from the coding sequence ATGGCAAAAAGAGGAGGATTTCCGGGTGGTATGATGCCGGGAAACATGAACAATTTAATGAAGCAGGCGCAGAAAATGCAGCGTCAGATGGAAGAAAATCAGAAAGCATTAGAAGAAAAGGAATTTACGGCAGCAGCAGGTGGCGGAGCAGTAGAAGTAACTGTTTCCGGCAAAAAAGAAGTGTTAAAAGTAAAATTGGCAGAAGAAGTAGTAGATCCGGATGATATTGAAATGCTGGAGGATTTAATTGTAGCCGCAACAAATGAAGCGCTTCGTAAAATGGAAGAAGAGTCAGCAGCTGTTATGTCAAAATTAACAGGCGGACTTGGCGGCATGGGCGGAGGCTTCCCGTTCTAA
- the dnaX gene encoding DNA polymerase III subunit gamma/tau, whose protein sequence is MGYTALYRKFRPQEFEDVKGQEHIVTTLKNQIKADRIGHAYLFCGTRGTGKTTIAKILARAVNCEHPVDGSPCNTCKTCRAINEGTSMNVIEIDAASNNGVDNIREIREEVAYRPTTGKYKVYIIDEVHMLSTGAFNALLKTLEEPPSYVIFILATTEAHKIPITILSRCQRYDFRRITADTIAARLQELMDKEGNDVEEKAIRYIAKAADGSMRDALSLLDQCIAFYLGEKLTYEKVLENLGAVDTQVFSRMLRQILQQDTAGTIKTLDEIIIQGRELGQFVTDFIWYLRNLLLISTSEHPEEAVDASAENLERMKEESSMVDAETLMRYIRIFSELSNQIKYASQKRVLVEIALIKLCQPVMEMNLDSLYDRVRVLEEKLKNGVTVQSLPTENYVRTRAENPEEQILKEETVKPEKAAPEDLQYVKKNWNAIIRDTKGLLQQMLLDSIPKYDGNTGEPILYVEFQNFLAQTCIDNPDNLEMLKNAVRKKIGKEVEIKMILKNSETGHGKSGLAEISVDDLIHKNINMEITVEDMEE, encoded by the coding sequence AAGTTCCGTCCTCAGGAATTTGAAGATGTAAAGGGGCAGGAGCATATTGTAACCACATTGAAAAATCAGATAAAAGCTGATAGGATTGGGCATGCGTATCTTTTCTGCGGTACGAGAGGTACAGGTAAGACTACCATTGCCAAAATTCTGGCAAGAGCAGTAAACTGCGAGCATCCGGTTGACGGAAGCCCCTGTAATACTTGTAAAACCTGTCGGGCAATTAATGAGGGTACTTCTATGAATGTCATCGAGATTGATGCCGCATCCAATAACGGTGTGGATAATATTCGTGAAATTCGTGAGGAAGTAGCATACCGCCCAACAACAGGTAAATATAAGGTTTATATTATTGACGAGGTGCACATGCTTTCAACAGGAGCTTTTAATGCACTTTTAAAAACCTTGGAGGAACCGCCGTCCTATGTTATTTTTATTTTGGCAACGACAGAAGCGCATAAAATTCCGATTACCATTTTATCCCGTTGTCAGCGCTACGATTTCAGACGAATTACGGCAGACACCATTGCAGCCCGCTTGCAGGAGCTCATGGATAAAGAGGGAAATGATGTTGAGGAAAAGGCAATTCGTTATATTGCCAAGGCAGCGGACGGTTCTATGCGAGATGCCCTTTCTCTTTTAGACCAGTGCATTGCTTTTTATTTAGGAGAAAAACTCACTTATGAGAAGGTTTTAGAGAATTTAGGGGCAGTGGATACACAGGTGTTCAGCCGCATGCTTCGTCAGATTTTGCAGCAGGATACGGCAGGCACAATAAAAACCTTAGATGAAATCATTATTCAGGGAAGAGAACTGGGACAGTTTGTCACAGATTTTATCTGGTATCTGCGTAATTTGCTTTTAATTTCTACCTCCGAGCATCCTGAGGAGGCAGTAGACGCATCAGCAGAAAATTTAGAGAGAATGAAAGAAGAGAGCAGTATGGTAGATGCGGAAACGCTTATGCGTTATATTCGCATTTTTTCGGAGCTTTCCAACCAGATAAAATATGCTTCGCAAAAGAGGGTATTGGTAGAAATTGCGTTGATTAAGCTTTGCCAGCCGGTTATGGAGATGAATTTGGACTCTCTTTACGACAGGGTTCGGGTTCTGGAAGAAAAGCTGAAAAACGGTGTGACAGTACAAAGTTTGCCTACTGAAAATTATGTTCGGACAAGGGCAGAAAATCCAGAGGAACAAATTCTAAAAGAAGAGACGGTAAAGCCGGAAAAAGCAGCGCCGGAGGATTTGCAGTATGTAAAAAAGAACTGGAATGCGATTATTCGTGATACCAAGGGGCTTTTGCAGCAGATGCTTTTGGACTCCATACCCAAGTATGACGGAAATACAGGAGAGCCAATCCTCTATGTGGAATTTCAGAATTTTCTGGCTCAGACCTGTATCGACAATCCCGACAATCTGGAAATGCTGAAAAATGCAGTTCGAAAGAAAATCGGAAAAGAAGTAGAAATAAAAATGATATTGAAAAACAGTGAAACCGGTCACGGAAAAAGCGGACTGGCGGAGATTTCCGTAGATGATTTAATTCATAAAAATATTAACATGGAAATTACAGTAGAAGATATGGAAGAATAG